From a single bacterium genomic region:
- a CDS encoding nucleoside hydrolase: MIKMQTTPVILDTDPGTDIDDTWALLYLLRCPELDLRLVTTATGDTTYRAKLTARLLELTGRADVAVGIGRPGGQFDCTLQPWAADYDLARYPGTIHANAAEAIVRTIMDSPEPVTVIAIAPLTNLGDALLLEPRIAQKARFVGMHGSIARNFDGAEGAIAEWNVIKDIPAAQRVFQAPWDKTITPLDTCGQVRLSGEQLRRVERASSADPDLGALMECYRIWRDFYGPEARVSGWLKGQPEQHTSILFDCVAVYLAFCRDGLRVEDLNLRVADDGFLRQDATGQPVHCALDWLDLPAFREHLMQRLLKTLNT, from the coding sequence ATGATTAAGATGCAAACTACACCTGTCATTCTTGATACAGATCCTGGAACCGATATAGACGATACCTGGGCATTGCTCTATCTGCTGCGCTGTCCGGAGTTGGACCTGCGGTTGGTGACCACTGCCACGGGCGATACGACCTATCGCGCCAAGCTCACCGCGCGTCTGCTGGAGCTCACCGGCCGTGCCGACGTGGCGGTCGGGATCGGGCGGCCCGGCGGTCAATTCGATTGCACGCTCCAGCCCTGGGCCGCCGACTATGACCTCGCTCGCTATCCGGGGACCATCCACGCCAATGCGGCGGAGGCCATCGTACGCACCATCATGGATAGTCCGGAGCCGGTGACGGTGATCGCCATCGCGCCGCTAACGAATCTCGGCGACGCCCTCCTCCTGGAGCCCCGCATCGCGCAGAAAGCCCGATTCGTGGGCATGCACGGCTCCATCGCCCGGAATTTCGATGGCGCCGAGGGTGCCATTGCGGAGTGGAACGTGATTAAGGACATCCCTGCCGCCCAGCGGGTGTTCCAGGCGCCGTGGGACAAGACGATCACGCCCTTGGATACTTGCGGACAGGTGCGGCTCAGCGGCGAGCAACTCCGGCGTGTGGAGCGCGCTTCAAGCGCGGATCCCGACCTGGGTGCCCTGATGGAGTGCTACCGCATCTGGCGCGACTTCTACGGGCCGGAAGCCAGGGTGTCCGGTTGGCTCAAGGGGCAGCCGGAACAGCACACCTCCATCCTTTTCGATTGCGTGGCCGTTTACCTCGCGTTCTGCCGCGACGGCTTGCGTGTGGAGGATCTGAACCTGCGGGTGGCCGACGACGGGTTCCTGCGGCAGGATGCCACCGGTCAACCGGTTCACTGCGCTCTGGACTGGCTCGATCTGCCCGCATTCCGTGAACATCTCATGCAGCGGTTACTCAAAACACTAAACACATGA
- a CDS encoding uroporphyrinogen decarboxylase family protein, protein MTHRQRFAACLDYQPMDRLPAYIFGYWDEALARWQQEGLPAGQTVAAAVGLDQDWEEGMWSLHGLAAPWPRSPEPEQILEETAEWRLVRTSLGAVERRPKLGSSLCQHVSPALEPTRESWNRFRGFLDAAAAAPPPVGWEARADALNRRDRVATFMAGSLYGWPRDWMGVEGISYLMYDDPVLLEEMLDYLSNHYMTIFRPMLERVQFDFAYIFEDCCGKSGPLFSPAMYRRHFDKYYRRLLEFYRGMGIPHMLIDSDGWVDDLAPCWVESGFDILFPIEVGTWGADPRAFRKRFGRDLRLMGGVDKHVIARGEAAIRAHLEPLRPLVAEGGFLPLPDHRIPPEVSLEQLGTYVRVFKEVFNG, encoded by the coding sequence ATGACCCATCGCCAACGCTTTGCCGCCTGCCTGGATTATCAACCTATGGACCGTCTGCCAGCCTATATTTTCGGCTACTGGGATGAAGCCCTGGCCCGGTGGCAGCAGGAAGGGTTGCCCGCAGGCCAGACGGTGGCGGCGGCCGTTGGCCTCGATCAGGATTGGGAGGAGGGGATGTGGTCGCTTCACGGTCTCGCCGCGCCCTGGCCCCGCTCGCCGGAACCGGAGCAGATTCTGGAGGAAACCGCCGAATGGCGGCTGGTGCGGACTTCGCTGGGCGCCGTGGAACGGCGGCCCAAGCTCGGCAGCAGTCTGTGCCAGCACGTGTCGCCAGCGCTGGAACCGACCCGGGAATCCTGGAACCGTTTCCGGGGCTTCCTTGACGCGGCAGCCGCCGCGCCACCACCCGTGGGCTGGGAAGCCAGGGCCGATGCCCTGAACCGCCGTGATCGTGTCGCCACCTTCATGGCCGGCAGCTTGTATGGCTGGCCGCGCGACTGGATGGGCGTCGAGGGCATCAGTTACCTGATGTATGACGACCCCGTGCTGTTGGAGGAGATGCTTGATTATCTCTCGAACCATTACATGACGATTTTCCGGCCGATGCTGGAGCGCGTCCAGTTTGACTTCGCCTATATTTTCGAGGATTGCTGCGGCAAGTCCGGTCCGCTTTTCTCCCCGGCGATGTACCGGCGGCATTTCGACAAGTATTACCGGCGGCTGCTGGAGTTTTATCGCGGCATGGGCATCCCGCACATGCTGATTGACAGCGACGGCTGGGTGGACGACCTCGCGCCCTGCTGGGTGGAGTCCGGGTTCGATATCCTTTTCCCGATCGAAGTCGGCACGTGGGGGGCGGATCCCCGCGCCTTCCGGAAACGGTTCGGCCGCGACCTGAGGTTGATGGGGGGTGTGGACAAGCACGTCATTGCCCGGGGCGAGGCCGCCATCCGGGCGCACCTTGAGCCCTTGCGTCCCCTGGTGGCGGAAGGCGGCTTCCTGCCGCTCCCCGATCACCGCATCCCCCCGGAAGTCTCACTGGAGCAGCTTGGAACCTACGTCCGTGTCTTCAAAGAGGTGTTCAATGGTTGA
- a CDS encoding ribokinase: protein MKILNFGSLNIDLVYRVPHIVKPGETLSSLSLATFAGGKGNNQSIALARAGAPVYHAGRIGKDGEWLVGILKAAGADVRFVRRDSGPTGHAVIQVADGGQNSIVLFPGANRTITLPEIRQTLKHFGKGDILLLQNEINAIPDIMKAAHKAGLKIWFNPAPFDPAILTYPLSLVDLFIVNEIEAADLSGARAGKPALAALARRFPGAQILMTLGAKGAMLKSGPRQWAAPAPKVKSVDTTAAGDTFIGYYAASFIKGLSPEQCLAYACKAAAISVTRKGAADSIPGKEEVFLGE, encoded by the coding sequence ATGAAGATCCTCAATTTCGGTTCGCTCAACATTGACCTGGTGTACCGGGTTCCGCACATCGTCAAGCCCGGTGAGACGCTCTCCAGCCTTTCCCTTGCCACATTCGCGGGGGGGAAGGGGAATAACCAATCCATTGCGTTGGCCCGGGCCGGTGCCCCGGTCTATCACGCGGGCAGGATTGGCAAGGATGGTGAATGGCTTGTTGGCATTCTCAAGGCGGCGGGGGCGGATGTTCGTTTTGTGAGGCGGGATTCCGGCCCGACGGGGCATGCCGTGATCCAGGTGGCGGATGGCGGGCAGAACTCGATCGTGCTGTTCCCCGGGGCGAACCGGACCATTACCCTGCCGGAGATCCGTCAGACCCTGAAGCATTTCGGGAAGGGGGACATTCTCCTGCTCCAGAACGAGATCAATGCGATCCCGGATATCATGAAAGCCGCGCACAAGGCCGGGCTGAAGATCTGGTTCAATCCCGCGCCCTTTGATCCCGCGATCCTCACGTATCCGTTATCGCTGGTGGATTTGTTCATTGTGAATGAGATCGAGGCGGCCGATCTTTCCGGGGCCAGGGCGGGGAAACCCGCATTGGCCGCCCTGGCGAGGCGTTTCCCCGGTGCGCAAATCCTCATGACGCTTGGGGCGAAGGGGGCGATGCTCAAGAGCGGGCCGCGGCAATGGGCGGCACCCGCGCCGAAAGTCAAATCCGTGGATACCACTGCGGCGGGCGATACCTTTATCGGCTATTATGCCGCGTCATTCATCAAGGGTCTCTCTCCCGAGCAATGTCTTGCCTATGCCTGCAAGGCCGCGGCGATATCAGTTACCCGAAAAGGCGCCGCGGATTCGATTCCCGGAAAAGAGGAAGTTTTCCTAGGTGAGTAG